The genomic window TACTCTGCCAGCCGGTGTCAGGCGGTCGCCGCCGGGTGCTGCGCCTCGTGCACCGGAGTGCTCAGATCGGCTCGGCGGAGCTGATGGCGCGGCGGGTCAGGCAGTACCAGGTCGCGGGTGAGGTGCAGCTGGGCGTCGACGTGGACGAGCTCACCGGGCTCGAGCAACGTCCAGCGCGGGTCGTCGTTCATCGGTTCGGTAGCGAACACGACCGAGGGCCGCGCGCACAGGTGCTGTGACTGCGCACGAATCCGCTTGGTGCGCAGATGAAACTCGGGTGCCGTTTGCTCGCGTTGATCCAGGAGGTAGAGCTTGTTGGCCTCGGGATAGCGCAGCGCCCACATGTCGGTGGCCGTGCTGAGCAGGATGTTGACCGCGTACACCGCAACGTTGTCGGCGAGCCATTTGGCCGCATCGACGAAGCCGGCGGTCTGGTCACCGTCACGTGCCCGGATCGAACCGGTGATCAAAGCGAAGACCCGCTCGGAATCGGTTTGGCCCAACACCAGATCATCGGTGCCGAGCTCACGCAACCGGGCATCGAGCACGTCCAGTCCCTCGACGACACCGTTGTGCGCGAAGATCCGGGCGTCCTGCAGGAATGGGTGGGTGTTGTGGACGTCGAGGGCACCCGTCGTCGCGTAACGCACATGGGCGATGAACGTGGTGCCGGTGAGCTGGTGGGCCTCGGTGGCGAAGTCCGCGTCGCGCCAGGCCGCTATCGGTTCCT from Mycobacterium kubicae includes these protein-coding regions:
- a CDS encoding class II glutamine amidotransferase, translated to MCRLFGLHAGADVITATFWLLDAPDSLAQQSRRNPDGTGLGVFDEHGKPQLHKEPIAAWRDADFATEAHQLTGTTFIAHVRYATTGALDVHNTHPFLQDARIFAHNGVVEGLDVLDARLRELGTDDLVLGQTDSERVFALITGSIRARDGDQTAGFVDAAKWLADNVAVYAVNILLSTATDMWALRYPEANKLYLLDQREQTAPEFHLRTKRIRAQSQHLCARPSVVFATEPMNDDPRWTLLEPGELVHVDAQLHLTRDLVLPDPPRHQLRRADLSTPVHEAQHPAATA